A window of Polyodon spathula isolate WHYD16114869_AA chromosome 22, ASM1765450v1, whole genome shotgun sequence contains these coding sequences:
- the LOC121297212 gene encoding bifunctional heparan sulfate N-deacetylase/N-sulfotransferase 1, whose protein sequence is MHLCGRARRAFRQPTLQMSLLLLFAFCMVSVFISAYFLYGVKRELEPAGDVLAPDCDDPKVTPSRLLPLKTLKQVDSSRTDPVVLVFVESLYSQLGQEIVAILESSRFKYQTEIAPGKGDMPTLTDTDRGRFALIIYENILKYVNLDAWNRELLDKYCVEYGVGIIGFFKANENSLLSAQLKGFPLFLHSNLGLKDCSVNPKSPLLYITKANEVERGILPGDDWTVFQSNHSTYEPVLLAKTKSAESIPQLGVSAALHTSVVQDLGLHDGIQRVLFGNNLNFWLHKLIFVDAVSFLTGKRLSLSLDRYILVDVDDIFVGKEGTRMKVEDVKALLETQNDLRAHVPNFTFNLGFSGKFFHTGTDEEDQGDDLLLSYVKEFWWFPHMWSHMQPHLFHNQTVLAEQMMLNRKFAAEHGIPTNMGYAVAPHHSGVYPVHVQLYEAWKNVWGIKVTSTEEYPNLKPARYRRGFIHSGISVLPRQTCGLFTHTIFYSEYPGSPKELDKIINGGELFLTVLLNPISIFMTHLSNYGNDRLGLYTFKNLIKFIQSWTNLKLQTLPPIPLAQRYFQIFPEERDPLWQDPCEDKRHKDIWSKEKTCDRFPKLLIIGPQKTGTTALYLFLGMHPDLTSNYPSKETFEEIQFFNGHNYHKGIDWYMEYFPTPSNASSDFYFEKSANYFDSELAGKRAAALLPKAKILTILINPADRAYSWYQHQRAHNDPVALKYTFHEVITARPDAPVKLRILQNRCLVPGWYATHIERWLKYYHSNQILVLDGQLLRTEPAFVMDKVQKFLALTNVTNYHKILAFDPKKGFWCQLVEGGKTKCLGKSKGRKYPEMDSDSRAFMQDYYREHNIELSKLLHKSGQSLPTWLREELQNTR, encoded by the exons atgcatttgtgcgGGAGAGCGCGGCGGGCTTTTCGACAGCCGACGCTCCAGATGAGTCTGCTGCTGCTCTTCGCCTTTTGCATGGTTAGCGTCTTCATCTCAGCCTACTTCCTGTACGGCGTGAAGCGGGAGTTGGAGCCAGCCGGAGACGTGCTGGCCCCGGATTGTGATGACCCCAAGGTGACCCCATCACGCTTGCTCCCCCTCAAGACCCTCAAGCAAGTGGACTCCTCTCGGACAGATCCTGTGGTGTTGGTGTTTGTGGAGAGTCTGTACTCCCAGCTGGGCCAAGAGATTGTGGCTATCCTCGAATCCAGCAGGTTTAAATACCAGACAGAGATTGCGCCTGGAAAGGGCGACATGCCTACcctcacagacacagacagaggcagatTTGCCCTCATCATATACGAAAACATCCTCAAGTATGTGAACCTGGACGCCTGGAACCGAGAACTACTGGACAAGTactgtgtggagtatggtgttgGAATCATTGGCTTCTTTAAG gcAAACGAGAACAGTTTGCTGAGTGCCCAGCTGAAAGGTTTCCCACTGTTTCTGCACTCGAACCTGGGGCTGAAGGACTGCAGCGTGAACCCCAAGTCCCCTCTGCTGTACATCACTAAGGCCAACGAGGTGGAGCGAGGGATACTTCCAGGTGACGACTGGACCGTCTTTCAGTCCAACCACTCCACCTACGAGCCAGTACTGCTGGCCAAAACCAAGTCTGCGGAGAGCATCCCCCAGCTGGGTGTGAGCGCCGCGCTGCACACCTCCGTTGTGCAGGACCTGGGCCTCCACGACGGCATCCAGCGCGTCCTGTTCGGGAACAACCTCAACTTCTGGCTGCACAAGCTGATCTTCGTGGACGCCGTGTCCTTCCTGACGGGAAAGAGGCTATCTCTGTCCCTTGACCGCTACATCCTCGTCGACGTTGATGACATCTTCGTAGGCAAGGAGGGCACGCGCATGAAGGTCGAAGACGTCAAG GCTCTGCTGGAGACCCAGAATGATCTTCGAGCCCATGTTCCCAATTTCACTTTCAATCTGGGATTCTCAGGGAAATTCTTTCACACAG GTACAGATGAGGAGGACCAGGGGGATGACCTGTTGCTGTCATACGTCAAGGAGTTCTGGTGGTTCCCCCACATGTGGAGCCACATGCAGCCACATCTATTCCACAACCAAACTGTACTGGCAGAACAGATGATGCTCAACAGAAAATTTGCAGCT GAACATGGCATTCCTACCAACATGGGCTATGCAGTTGCACCCCACCACTCTGGAGTATACCCTGTGCATGTTCAGCTGTACGAAGCCTGGAAGAATGTGTGGGGCATCAAGGTGACCAGCACAGAGGAGTACCCTAACCTGAAGCCTGCCCGCTATCGAAGGGGCTTCATACACTCCGGGATCAGT GTTCTCCCACGGCAGACCTGTGGCTTGTTCACACACACCATCTTCTACAGCGAGTACCCGGGCAGTCCCAAGGAGCTTGATAAAATCATCAACGGAGGGGAACTCTTCCTCACTGTCCTGCTCAACCCA ATCAGTATTTTCATGACCCACCTGTCAAACTATGGCAATGACCGGCTTGGACTGTACACCttcaagaatctcatcaagttcATCCAATCGTGGACCAACTTGAAGCTGCAGACTCTGCCACCCATCCCGCTGGCACAGAGATACTTCCAGATCTTTCCAGAGGAGAGGGATCCGCTCTGGCAG GATCCATGCGAAGACAAAAGGCACAAAGATATCTGGTCGAAAGAGAAGACTTGTGACAGGTTTCCCAAGCTGCTCATCATTGGCCCACAGAAAACAG gtacaacAGCACTATATCTCTTCTTGGGAATGCACCCAGACCTAACCAGTAATTACCCAAGCAAGGAAACCTTTGAAGAGATCCAGTTCTTCAATGGGCACAACTATCACAAGGGGATTGACTG GTACATGGAGTACTTTCCCACTCCTTCCAATGCTAGCTCGGATTTCTACTTTGAAAAAAGTGCCAACTACTTTGATTCAGAGCTAGCAGGGAAGCGGGCAGCTGCTCTCTTGCCCAAGGCCAAAATCCTCACGATTCTCATCAACCCAGCAGATCGGGCATACTCCTGGTACCAG CATCAGCGTGCTCACAATGACCCTGTGGCTCTGAAGTATACTTTTCACGAGGTGATCACGGCCAGGCCCGATGCCCCAGTCAAGCTCCGTATCCTACAGAACCGCTGCTTGGTACCAGGCTGGTATGCTACCCACATTGAACGCTGGCTCAAATATTACCATTCGAACCAG ATCTTGGTGCTTGACGGGCAGCTTCTTCGAACTGAACCAGCTTTCGTCATGGATAAAGTACAGAAGTTTCTAGCTCTAACAAACGTTACAAACTACCACAAAATCCTGGC gTTTGATCCAAAGAAAGGATTCTGGTGCCAGCTTGTAGAAGGAGGGAAGACCAAATGTCTGGGGAAGAGTAAAGGAAGGAAGTACCCTGAAATGGATTCTGAT tccAGAGCCTTCATGCAAGACTATTACAGAGAGCACAATATTGAGCTGTCGAAGCTGCTGCATAAATCAGGACAGTCTCTGCCTACCTGGCTGCGAGAGGAACTGCAGAATACCAGGTAG
- the LOC121297294 gene encoding 40S ribosomal protein S14 has product MAPRKGKEKKEEQVISLGPQVAEGENVFGTCHIFASFNDTFVHVTDLSGKETICRVTGGMKVKADRDESSPYAAMLAAQDVAQRCKELGITALHIKLRATGGNRTKTPGPGAQSALRALARSGMKIGRIEDVTPIPSDSTRRKGGRRGRRL; this is encoded by the exons ATGGCACCTCGTAAGGGTAAGGAAAAGAAGGAAGAACAGGTGATCAGCCTGGGACCTCAGGTTGCTGAGGGCGAGAATGTTTTCGGAACCTGCCACATCTTCGCTTCCTTCAATGATACCTTCGTTCATGTCACTGACCTATCTGGCAA GGAAACAATCTGCCGCGTGACTGGTGGTATGAAGGTGAAAGCCGACAGAGATGAGTCCTCTCCTTACGCTGCTATGTTGGCAGCTCAGGATGTAGCGCAGAGGTGCAAGGAGCTGGGCATCACTGCCTTGCACATCAAACTGCGTGCAACTGGAGGCAATAG AACTAAGACCCCCGGACCTGGTGCACAGTCTGCACTCAGAGCCCTGGCTCGTTCTGGTATGAAGATCGGACGTATTG aggATGTCACCCCGATCCCATCAGACAGCACCCGCAGAAAGGGTGGTCGTCGCGGACGTCGTCTGTAG